GAAAGCAGAGTTTACAAGAGAAGCAGAGAGAGAAGAAACAAAGAAAAATATAATTTCTAAGTTTCCACCAGTAATGCAAGGACTATTAGAATTTGCTATTGATAAAGCTTTTGAAGAAGCAGAATATTCTAAAATAATTGAATTTTCTGAAGAAGAAAAAATGTCAATGGCTGATAAATTAAAAGAATTTTCTAAGGAAGAAAGTCCATTCAAACATTTATTTGAAAACATTACTAAAACAGCAGAGTTTACAGAAGAAAATGAAGAAAAAAATACAAAGACAAGAATAGGAGGATATTATGAGTAATTTAGTTAAAAATGTTGCTGATTTTGATACAAAAGTTTATAAAATTTCAGGGCCTTTAGGTAAAAACTTTATGTTAAAACAGTCAGAAGGAAAAATTGAAATAGGGCAACTATTATCATATGATGCAGAAAGTGGGAAACTAGTTAAATATGCAAAAACAGAAAAACCAGCTTTCACAATAGCATTATCAGAGGCAGATAGTACATCAGGAGATGTTCCTGTATTAGTTGCAGTACCAAATACAGTATTTAATTCAGCAGAAATTAAAGGTGCTACTTTAACAGATGATTTCAATGTAGTTAAAGAACTATGGGGAAATGGAATAACTTTAGAGGAGGTAAAATAATATGGCATTAACAAGAGAACAAGAAGCATGGGTTGGAGTATATGGAGAAATCCCTCATGTAGTAAACAGATTTTTCACAAGAAGAATTAAAAGAGGAAAAATTCCTTATGTAACAAATATGACTACAATTAACTTTGAAGTAGTAAAAGAATTTGCAAGAAAAGCTAAGATTTTACAAAGAGGATCAGAGTTCCCTACTGCAAAATTAAATGGAAGTGTAATTCAATCAGTTACACCTGAAATTATAAAAGATAGTTTTCCATTCTTTGCAGAAGACCAATTAAATAGACCTGTTGGTGCTCCTATCTATGTAAATGGTAAAAAAGTAGATAATAGAACTTATGAAAGAGATAGAAGAATCGCAGGATTAAAACAATCTATTGAAACAGTTCAAGAAGAAATTTCAGCAGGTGTTTTCTTAAAAGGAACTTATAAGTCTCCTGATACTCAAAATGAAGTTAAATATACATTCCCAACAGAAACAAAAGTTAATAAAGCTGATGTTAAAGAATGGGCTATTTGGCTTACAAAACAATTAAACGAGTTCTCAAAAGATAGAAAAGTTTCTGCTTCTGAAATCTTAGTTGGAGAGAAAGTATTCTATGAAGTTCAAAAAGCATATAATACTTCTTCAAATAAGGTTATTCCTGCACAAGTAACAAGAGTTCAAACAGAAGATGGAAACTATGAATTACATTTAAATGTATTTGGATTTGATTTAGTAATGATACCACAAGTTACAGGAACAGACGGAGCTTTAATTGATTGTTCTAAAAAAATTATTATGTATAATGATTTAGCTTTCTTACCTGCTTATGCTGGACTTGTAAATGTTAATAATGGTGTATCTACTATGGAAGCGATAGATGTTTTAATTAGAGAAACATCAGCAAGTGAAAAAACAGGAGAAGCAGAAACTCTTGGAGAATCAGGATACTGTCCTATCGTCGTAAATCCTTCTTTAATTAAAATAATTGATATTCAAGATTTAGCATAATATTTTTAGAGGGGATTTACTCCCCTCTTCCTTTAAGGAGGAATAATGGAAAATATAAAAATTCCTAAAATAACGATTGAACATTTTGAAGAAGTCTATATTGAGCATGTCTCTGATGTGTTAAGAATTACAAAAGATGAATTTAAGAAAAAATTAGAAGATGACAGTATAACATCTTTGAATAAAAAAGCAGAAAGATTCATTACTACATATCTTAAAAATAGAATAGAAAGTCTTACAGAGGACAATTGGTATGCTTCTAAAGAGCTATATATTCAATGGAAATTATTTGAAGGTATAGAACTTGAAAGAGAAAGCCAAGATAAAAAAGAAAGTCTTTTAGAACTTTTAGAGTTATTTAAACAAGAAGTTATGGAACTAGAAGAAGATAGTACAGACAAAAAGAAAAAAATAGCAAAAATCATTGTGGTTGGGTGATTACATGATTGCTAAGAGACTAGAATATTTTAAAAGATATTTTGAAGAAAAAAACAATAAATGGAGAGTTTTTTATAAAGAAGAACTTCCTGAAAATATTTCTCCAAAAACAATTTATTTTGTTATTACAGGCGAAGAAATAGTAAAAAAACAAAAAACAATAGATTTTTCAATTTTTTATATTATATCTAGGGAAAAAGATGGACTTCTTAATTTTAGAGATGAAATAAAAAACTTTATAAAAAATGATTTATCTAAAGAATTTGAAACATCTAATTTCTTTTGTAATAGTGGGTATAGAATATCATATTCCATAGATGAGGAAAGAGATACTTTGAGAATTGCTGAAATTCAATGTACTTATGACAATACAAAAGGAATTTTAGATGATGAAAAGTTCATGGATATAGAAATATTAAATGACAGATACATTTTAAATGAAAAATAGGAGGTAGAAATGGCAGGATTAAACGGAAAATGTAAATTTCAGTTGGAATTTATAGAAAGAGCCGCCGTTGGAGTTTCTAAGAGTGTGAGAGGTGTTCTTGGTGTTATTTTGTTTGATACTACTAAGGAAAATTTCACTAAAAAAGAATACTATTCGGCAGTTGATATAGACGAAAAAGATTGGACAAAAGATAATTATACAGCTTTAAAAGCAATGGCATTTAGAGGAAATCCTTTTAAAGTTGTAGTATATAAGGCTACAAAAGAAAACTTCAAAGATGTTTTAAAGCAAATTGCTTTAGAAGAACCTAATTATCTTGTATGTCCATTTACGACAGGAGAAGATAAGCCTGAAACAGTAGTTTCTGACCTAGAAACATGGATAAACTCTATAAGAAATATAGAAACAGTAAAACTTGGTAATAATACTTCTACAATAAAATTAATCGTAGCTTCATCAGCAAAACCTGATAAGCCTTGGATAATTGACTATGATGTAAGACAAACAGCTCATACAATAGTAGATTTTGAAGAAAAAGCATATACAGCTCAAGAGTATACTTTATGTATTGGTTCTTTATGTGCAGGAGCTCCTTTAAATAGTTCTATAACTAATATGGAGCAATCTTGGTTAAAAGCATTTACAACAACAGTAGATGATGAAAACACAGCTATTGGAGAAGGAAAATTACTTACATCTTTTGACGGAAGTAAATATGTAATTCTTAGAGGTGTAACATCATTTACAACTGCAACAGACAGTATGAATAGAAGTTTTACTAAAATAAGAAAAGTGGAAATCATGGATTTACATCAAAAAGATATTAGAAATACTTTTATAAACTCTTACAGAGGAAAATATCAAAATATCTATTCAAATAAATTGTTATTCCTTGGAGCAGTTAATGCTTATCTTGCAACATTCCAAAAATCAGGACAGTTAGACCCTGCAAATGAAAATAGAATGAAAATAGATACAGAAGCTGTAAGAAATTGGATTATATCTAAAGGAACATATAAAGGAAAACCTATTACAGAAGAAGAAGCTAAAAAATTAACTGAGTATGATTTATGTAGAGCCAATACAGATGATATTGTATTTGCATATATCCCAGACTATAAGCCAACAGATGTAATGGAAGATTTCCAAGGAGAAGCATATTTATAAAAGGAGGAGTAAAAAATGGCAGATTTTGTTTTTAAAGAAACTGATGTCGTTTCAGGAAGCTTTGGTAAATGCTATATAAATGGCAGACACTGGGCTGAAATATCAGAATTTGAGGCTAAATTAAAACTAGACAGTAAAGATGTTCTTTTAGCAGGTGGACAAAAAGGTAAAAAAAATACATCTTCATCAATAGAAATTAAAATTAAACTTCAAAAAGTATTCTCTACTGAAATTGAATTACTTAAATCAGTTGTTTCAGGAATGTTAAATCCTATGACAACTATAAATGTACAGCTTGATGACCCTGAAGCAAGAGGAGCAGAAGCACTAGCTTTTAATGATTGTATATTTACAGGAGATATTGATTTAGGTTCATTTAAGAATGGAGAACTTACAGAAAGAGAATTTACTCTATCATGTGTACCTGACAGAATTGAAGTTCTTGAAAGTATAGCAGATGTATAACAAATAAATTGAAAATTTGGACATTGGCAACTGAATAACATCTGAGGAAAATTTGAATGTCTCATGTGGGACATTGGGATAAATCATATAAATAATTAAAGTTGATTTTTCAAAAAATAGAAATTTTCCATTATTTACATTGTGTACATAGTGTGGATAATAATTTTTTAGATATATGATATAGTAAAAATGAAAGGAGAAACATGAAAAACATAAAAGTAAGAAGATATAAAAGATATATCAAAAGGCAAATAAAAAAAGCACTCCAAGAAAAATACTTAGAGTGCAAAGTTTTAGAAAGTGTTACTTCTGATTTGACAAAAGCTCTTGATGATATTTAGTAATCATTACTTTACAAATTTTAGCTGATATTTCAATAAACTTTTTTTCAATTTCATAATTTTTATAATCAGGATTTAGTTTATTTGAAATTTCTTCAATAGCTTCTTGAGTAATTTTTTCAAAATCAATATCTTTTTTCATATAATCACCTCCCAGTCAATTATATCTTTTTTGAAATAGAAAAACAAAAAAGAAAAATTATTTAAAAAAATAGTTGACTTTCTGTACGGCTTAATATATAATTGTTGTACGGGCAGTAAGTGAGGTGATGAAATGGAAACTGCTAAAAAGAAAACAGGAAGACCAAAGACTGAAAATCCTCGTAATAAAAGATTGGAAATTAGATTAACAGAAGATGAACTGCAAAAAATAAATAATTGTTCCAAGATTTTAGGGAAAACAAGAACAGATACAATTCTTGAAGGAATAAGTAAGTTAGAAGTTGAACTGAATAAAAAATAGAGTGTTGCTCTCCCGCCAAGAAGTCCAACACTCTACACGACAACCAGAGGTTATCTGATAAATCCATTATATCATATATACTTCTGGTTAGACAAGAAAATAACTAGGAGGAAAAGAAAATGTCTACAAGAGAAAAAAATTTATTATTATTATTTTTAGAGGTTAGTAAAACAGATAATGGTTGTACAAAGAAATGGGAAGAAGTAACAAAAAAACTTACAAAGCTTGCTTATAAACTTGGTATACAAGACGGTACACCACAAAACAGAGATTTTATTGAACTTGAAAATGATATAACACAATTATTCCAAATGACAAAAGATATATACTTTAATTTTGGAACAACTGCAAAAGAAATTGTAGAAGAATATAGCCTTGAAGATGTAGCATAAGGAGTGATATAATGGAAAAAACATTACAAATAATAGAACAAAGAGAAGTTCTTGGAAAAGAATTTACAATATATGGAGATTTAGAAAATCCTCTTTTTAAAGCAACAGATATAGCTGAATGGATAGATTATGGAGTAAGTAATGTATCTAAAATGGTAAAAAATATTGATGATACTGAAAAAATTATCACTCGTACAAATAATACGAGTGCTACATTCTTAACAGAAGATGGACTTTATGAAGTCTTAATGCAGAGCAGAAAGCCAATAGCAAAGCAATTTAAAAAAGAAGTCAAAAAGATTTTAAAAACTATCAGACTTAATGGAATGTATGCTACGGATAAATTATTAGATAATCCTGATTTAGCAATTCAAGCATTTACAAAATTAAAAGAAGAGAGAGAAAGAAGATTACAGCTTGAACATGAAGCAGAAATAAATAAGCCAAAAGTCATTTTTGCAGAAGCTGTGGAAACTTCTAAAACTTCAATATTAATCGGAGAACTTGCCAAGCTGATAAAACAAAATGGTTATGATATAGGACAAAAAAGATTATTTGCTTGGTTAAGAGATAATGGATATTTAATAAAAATAAGTAAGAGAACAGACTATAATATGCCTACACAAAGAGCAATGGAAATGAATTTATTTGAAATTAAAGAAACAGCTATTACTCATTCAGACGGGCATATATCAATAAGCAAAACTGTAAAAGTAACAGGAAAAGGACAAATTTATTTTATAAATAAATTTAAAAATGTTGCATAGATAATCAAGCATAATTTTAAATCCTCAGGTGATTATTCATTTGAGGATTTTTTTATTGGACATTGGAAATTGAATAGGTGTGATTTTAAATATATTTATATCTTGATTTTTATATAGTTGTGTACTATCATTAAATTAATACTACAATTTAAACAACGGGGTGATTTTATGGGAATAAAGATTTATAATCCTTTAAATGAAAATATAGTAGAAGTTGGAATAATAAAGGCAAAAGCTAAAATAATACAGGCAAAAAATTTTAATGGCATTCCTGAACCACTTACATACTATCCTGATAAAAAAATATTTTTTATAACAAAAGGAACACCAAAGTTTTTTGGAGATAAAGAGTTTTATTTATTTAATAAAGATACTATTGAAAGTTTAGTTATAAAAGATGCAAGTCAGAAAATAGAAAAAAGTATTGTAAAAAGAGCTATTGTTGGTGGTCTGTTAGTTGGTGGAGCAGGAGCAATAGTTGGAGGAATGACTGGTTTAAAAGATAGTTATAAATATTTTAAACAAGTAATTATGAATGATAAATATAAATTTTCTTTTGAAGAAGATGAATATCTTAAAATAAAAGATTTCTTTGAGGAAGTATATAACGAATTGTCGGAAAGAGAAAAAGAGCTTGAAAATAAATCAGAAGTAAAAAGTGATCCTTTTGAAAATTTAAAAAAATTAAAAGAACTTCTTGATTTAGGAATAATAACTCAAGATGAGTATAATAAAAAAAGAGAAGTCTTATTAAAACAAATATAAATATATCTATAATCACACCTATTTAATTAAAGGTGTGATTTTTTTATACAAAATTTTAGGAGGAAAGCATGGATATTAAAAAACTTATAGAACAAGCAGAGGAATTAAAAAATAAAAAAGAAACAAGAACAAAAATAACTCTTGAAATTCCGAGATTTAAAGAACTTGGATTTGAAGATTATACTGTTGTCTTACAAAAACCTACTACAACTATTATTTTATCAGCTCAGGAACATGAAGATAAATATTATCAACTTTGCGAATGCATGATTACACCTGATTTATCAAATAAAGATGTTCAAAAAGCTTTTAAAGTAAATAATAAATCTTCACTTTTAAGAAAAGTATTTACAGAAGAAGAAATAGAGGACATGATAATGCACTTAGGAAGATTAACAATAACACAGACTAAAGCTAGATTGGTTGCTGATATAAAAAACTTATAAAAACTAATGATAATTTATATAGAATTTATCATTGGAGTTTAAAAGGGCAATCTATATTTAATAAGTCATTATCTGAAATGAACAACATAGAGCAAGCATTTTTAGACGCTTGTTTTATGCTTGAGGTAGAAGAAAAGAAAGCTAATAAAAGGGGGTGAGTGAATGGCAGAAAGAGAGTATATAGAACTTGTAACCAAAGTTCAAGGTAAAGAAAATCTAGAGCAACTTGGTGATATATTTGAAGAACTTATACAAGAAGCAAGAAAAGCTGGAGTAAATGTAGATAAATTTGCTGATAAATTAAAAGAATTAGCTAATAAAACTAAAAATAGTTTACCTGTATATGATATGTTTATATCTAAAATGAAAAATATAGCAGGTATAACAGCAGTTGGAATGGGAATGAAAAAATCAATAGACTTATTTACTTCCTTTGATGATGTGGCAAGAAGAGTTCAGGCAACAACAGGAGCAACAGCAGAAACAATGGAACTATTAAGATATCAAGCAAAACAATTAGGAGATACTACTTCATGGAGTGCAAGTGAAGCTGCAGAAGCCCAATTTGAATTTGCTAAGGCAGGATTTACAAGTAATGAAATTTTAGCAGCTACTTCAGGAATATTAGACATAGCGACAGCTTCACAATTAGGATTAGGAGAAGCTACAAGTATTACAGCAGGTGCTTTAAGAATGTTTAAATTAGACGCTTCTAAAAGTTCAACAGTTGGAGATATGCTAGCAAAGACAGCGAGTGCAACTACAACAGATGTAAGAGGACTAGGAGAGTCTTTAAAATATGCAGGTGTTGACTCAAGGAACTTTGGAATGAATTTACAACAAACTTTAGGAATACTTGGAAAACTTGGTAATGAAATGCTAGCAGATGGAAGAGCAGGAACAAACTTACAATCTGTATTCTCAGCCTTACAAAATCAAGCAAAAGCTAAAATTTTAGTTAATGCAGGTGTAAATATTTCACAAGATGGAAAATATAGAAACTTTTTAGATATTTTAAAAGATATTAAAAAAGCTACTTCAAGTATGGAAGAAGTTCAAGCAGGAACTTTAATTAATAATGTATTTGGAGAACAAGGCTCACAAGTAATAAAAAGACTTTTACAAGTCCCAGAGGAAGAATTACAAAGTCTTATTAAAGATATAGAAAACTCCCAAGGATTTGCAAAAAATATGGCAAACTTACTTAATAACGGAGTAGGTGGGGCTTTTAGAAATATGGGCTCAGCAGCAGAAGGACTAGGAATATCTTTAGGAGAATATTTAGAACCGTCAGTAATTTCTTTAATAAATGGAGTTACTGAAATTATTAGTGTCGGGACAGGTTTTATTGATTGGTTAAATTCAGGTAGTTATATGGCAGACACTATGAGTTTTGCGATAATAGGCTTAATAGCAGGATATGGAACTTATAAAGCATATTTAATAGGTGCTACTATTTGGGAAAAAATCCACGAGTCAACTATCTATAAAAAGATAGCCGCCTTTAAATTCTCTTCAATGATTACAGCAATAGCAACAGGTGCACATCAACTTTATTCAGCAGTGTTAGGACTTTTAACAGGTCAAATTACTATTACAACAGCTGTTACATGGGGCTTAAATACAGCAATGGCAGTTTTAAGTGGACCAATAGGTTTAATTATAGCAGGAATTGTAGGAGCGGGAGCGGGATTTGCTTTCTTATATCAAAAATCGGATAGATTTAGGAAGTCAATAGAGCCTTTAATCAAATGGTTAAAAGAACTATGGGGTTGGGTTAAAAAATTCACTTTTGTAGGCGACGCTGTAAACATCGTTAAAGCAGGATTTGGAAAAGTAAAAGAATTTTTCAAAGCAGGAACTCAAGGAAAGACAGACGAGGACTACGAAAAAGAAATTGAGAAACATAAGAAAGAAGTTCAAGCAGGAATTGGAACATCACAAGAAACAGCAGTAGGTGCAGGAGTTAATACAGATTATTTATTTACAGGTGGAGCAAGTGGAAGTGGTGGTATAAAACATAATGGATATTACTTAAAAGGCTCAAAAGTTATTAATACATCACAAGGTAATATTTATACAGGAAATTCAGAAGTAAGTGAAACTTCTACTCCACAGGAAACATCAGAACAACTTATAATAAATACATTACAATTAATTTCTACAAAATTAGAAACATTAAAAGAAATTTATGCAGAAATGAAAACTAAAAAGAATGGTAATACTTATATAGTAAATGATAAAGAAACAATAGCTTCAGATATTGTTGAAGACTTGGTTGTAATGTTAGGTAATATGTAGGAGGTGAGAATTATAGTAAATGAAGCACTAGAAAGATTGAAAAAGACAAGTATTCTAGCAAATGTTGACCCTAAAACACAATTATCAGAGTGGGCAACTCAAAAAATAACAGGTGGAATTGCAAGTAATGTTAATTCACTTTTAGGTAAAACAGGACTTTTAAATAAAGTGTATGCTTTTTCAAAAATAATGAAAAATATACAAATATCAGTTGCAGAGGAAAGAAATGGTGTTGAATTATCTATATTCAAATTTCCTATTGTTCCTGCAAAGATAAATTTTACTGCAAATAATATAGAGCAATCAGTAGACACAATAGCAGGTAAAATAAATTACATTAAAGATACAGATTTTCATACAATTTCATTTTCTTCTTTTTTTCCGTCTGTATACTATCCTTTTTCATCAAATTATGAATTGTTTGGCATAGATTGTGCAAATACATTAGAGGAATTAAAATTAAAAAAATCTCCACTTAAATTAGTTATCACAGGTATTGGTATTGTTCAAAAGGTATATATTACTAAATTTGAATACAATACAACATCTGAAGGAGATATTGAATTTACTATTGAGTTCAAAGAAGCAAAAGACCCAAGTATTTATGAGAACGAGTCAAAATTCTATTCATTTAAACCGTCTGCATTTAACTTGAGTAAGTAGGTGGTAGGTATGAAAAGAGTTTATTGTATAAAAAATACAGCAAGTCAGACAGTAGATATAACTAATATCGTAAAAGACGGTATGAAATTAAAAAAATCTATAAATGAATTTGCATGGATTTTAGATTTACAGATAACAAGAAACAATATTTTTAATGATATAGAAATTGGAGATATTATTGTTATTAAACTAGATAATAAAGAAATATTCTCAGGAATTATAATTTCAGGAGATATTACAAACTTCACATTTAAGGCAGTAGATTATGCTTGGTACTTTAATAAAAATGAAGAAATATATCAATTTGAAGATGTTGAAAGCTCTATTGTAGTAAGAAAGTTAATTGAAACTTTTGGTGGGAAAACAGGAAACATTGAAACTACAAATACAATGATAGATAAAATTTATTTTGGCAAAACTCTAGGAGCAATCATCAAGGAGATTATAAAAAATATAAAGGACTTAGAAAATCAAGATTTTAGATTTTTTTATAGAGATACAAAATTCCATTTTGAAAGAAGTAAAAAAAATAAATTTCTAAGAAATCAGTACATACCTTTAGAGAGCTTGAGAGCTGTTTTAAACGATTATTCATTTAATGCTTTAAATTATATCAAAGAACCTAAGAGAACACATTCTATTGAGGAAATGCACAATTCTATCAAAGTTTATAAGACATCAGGAAAAGAATATATTCAAATGAGTGGAGCAAAAGATAAAGGCAATATTGATAAATACGGTTTAATGCAGAAACTTGTATCTTATAAAGATAATGACCTTAATGGTGGAAATATTACAGCAGATAGTATTTTATCACAAGAAAATAAAGTTAAGGAAACAATATCTCTTGAAATTCCAACTTTAAGTGAATTTATATTTGACGGAGAACTTTTAAAAATTAACTATGAGAATTATGGAATAAATGGAGTTTATGAAGTTGTAAGTATTACATATACTTTCAGTAATCATGAAACTATGTTTAATTGCACAATGCAATTAGAGAAGGTGAATTAATTATGAATAAAACAGAAAAATATCACAAAAGCATTGTGAAATTGGCAGAAATCATAAAGAAGAGGGACAATCCTCTATGGCTTGGAGCAGTTACAGGAGAAGTCGTAAAAGCTCCTCCTGAATTAGAAGTTAAACTTGAAAATGGAATTATTATAAAAAATCATAAAATTATGATTAGTATAGAAAAAATTGTAGGTTATGAAAGAACATATTCTTTAAAAGGTAATATTTCTCAATATGATTTTGAGAATACAACAAGTTCTGAGCCTGTTTCTACACACCCTGCACATCCTATTAAGAAATTATCAGGGAAAGGAACTTATTCAGCAGAGGGGACTATACAATGGACAGATACTTTAAAGGTAGGAGATAAAGTTCTAATGTTACCTACAAATAAAGAAGAATATTTTTATTTAATAGATAGGGTGGTGAGATTATGACATTGCCTATAAGCTATTTAAAAATTAATGATAATATAGCTGAAATTGAAGCAGAAAAAGAAATTCAAGCAGAAGAAACTATAAAAGAAAAAGATGTTATCTTTGATTTTGATAAAGGAGAATTTGTATATAACGGACTAGAACCTAGCAGAACATATGACAAAATTGAAATTATAAAGCAATGGATAAAGAAGTTGTTTTACACTGAAAGAGATAGGTGGAACTGCTATATAAAAGATGTGGGATACCCTTTTGGTATAAATCTTTATAAATATAGAGGGCAACAGCTATATCCTGATATGGACTTAATAGAGCTTATAAAAGATGATATTTACAATTCTTTATTAAATCATAAAGATATAAAAGAAGTACATTATCTGCAGCTTATACAAATAGATGACAAAATGTATTGCGGATTTATTATTGAACTTGAAGATACAGCCTTTGAGGTAGAGGAGGTGCTTAAAAATTAATGGCAGAATTAGAAAGAATAAATAAAAAAGTTGAAGATATGGCAGAGATGATTTCTTATAATACCTCAAAAGGAAGTTTTGCAAGAGATATAATAACATCTTGTGCGATTGAAATGGTAAAAGAAGAAGATGATTATTCTGAACAACTTGATAAAAGACTTATTGATACAGCAACAGGAACGGATTTAGATGTTTCTTGTGCTGATAAGGCTATTACAAGAAAAGAAGCTGTTAAATCTACTGGGAAAGTTAAAATTACAGGAGTAAATGGAAGTATTATAAAAAAAGGATATATTGTTATTAATTCATCTACTGCAACAGAATATGAAGTTATGGAAGAAAAAACAATAGAAAATATTTCTACAACAGTAAATATTCAATGCACAAAAGCAGGAGTAATAGGAAATTGTGAAGTAGGACAAATAAATAAGTTTGGACAAGAATACACTGGACTATCTCGTGTAGAAAACTTAGAAAATATAACAAATGGGAAAGATACAGAAACAGATGATGAACTAAGGACAAGAGCATTGAACTATATTAGAAAACCTCGTATTTCATGGAATCAATATGTATTTGAAGATAAGGCAAAGGAAGTTTCAGGAGTGGAGCATTCTCATTGTATTCCTAGATTTAATGGTGCAGGTACTGTAAAACTTGTTATTACTCAAAAAGATACAGAAACAGTTTCTGAAGAATTAAAAAAGAAAGTAAAAGATTATATTGATTTAGAAATAATCTCTGATATTGATATCACAGTTGAGGGAGTTGAAATTAATAAAGTTGATATAGTTGTAAAAGGATCTATCAGTTCAGATTTTAATGATGAAGCTGCAAAAACAAAATTGACAGAAGTTTTAAATAATTTCTTCTTTGAAAATCTTTTCAAGGAGAAAATTTATTACTTTGATATTGTAGAAATAATTCAACATGCAGGTTGTATAACAAAAATTGGAGATGTTACAGTTGCAGGAACTAGAAACGATATAGTTTTAAATGAAAATAAATTATGTAAAGTAAAATC
The sequence above is drawn from the Fusobacterium perfoetens genome and encodes:
- a CDS encoding phage tail sheath C-terminal domain-containing protein, producing the protein MAGLNGKCKFQLEFIERAAVGVSKSVRGVLGVILFDTTKENFTKKEYYSAVDIDEKDWTKDNYTALKAMAFRGNPFKVVVYKATKENFKDVLKQIALEEPNYLVCPFTTGEDKPETVVSDLETWINSIRNIETVKLGNNTSTIKLIVASSAKPDKPWIIDYDVRQTAHTIVDFEEKAYTAQEYTLCIGSLCAGAPLNSSITNMEQSWLKAFTTTVDDENTAIGEGKLLTSFDGSKYVILRGVTSFTTATDSMNRSFTKIRKVEIMDLHQKDIRNTFINSYRGKYQNIYSNKLLFLGAVNAYLATFQKSGQLDPANENRMKIDTEAVRNWIISKGTYKGKPITEEEAKKLTEYDLCRANTDDIVFAYIPDYKPTDVMEDFQGEAYL
- a CDS encoding phage tail tube protein yields the protein MADFVFKETDVVSGSFGKCYINGRHWAEISEFEAKLKLDSKDVLLAGGQKGKKNTSSSIEIKIKLQKVFSTEIELLKSVVSGMLNPMTTINVQLDDPEARGAEALAFNDCIFTGDIDLGSFKNGELTEREFTLSCVPDRIEVLESIADV
- a CDS encoding phage antirepressor KilAC domain-containing protein; translation: MEKTLQIIEQREVLGKEFTIYGDLENPLFKATDIAEWIDYGVSNVSKMVKNIDDTEKIITRTNNTSATFLTEDGLYEVLMQSRKPIAKQFKKEVKKILKTIRLNGMYATDKLLDNPDLAIQAFTKLKEERERRLQLEHEAEINKPKVIFAEAVETSKTSILIGELAKLIKQNGYDIGQKRLFAWLRDNGYLIKISKRTDYNMPTQRAMEMNLFEIKETAITHSDGHISISKTVKVTGKGQIYFINKFKNVA
- a CDS encoding SHOCT domain-containing protein → MGIKIYNPLNENIVEVGIIKAKAKIIQAKNFNGIPEPLTYYPDKKIFFITKGTPKFFGDKEFYLFNKDTIESLVIKDASQKIEKSIVKRAIVGGLLVGGAGAIVGGMTGLKDSYKYFKQVIMNDKYKFSFEEDEYLKIKDFFEEVYNELSEREKELENKSEVKSDPFENLKKLKELLDLGIITQDEYNKKREVLLKQI
- a CDS encoding phage tail assembly chaperone; amino-acid sequence: MDIKKLIEQAEELKNKKETRTKITLEIPRFKELGFEDYTVVLQKPTTTIILSAQEHEDKYYQLCECMITPDLSNKDVQKAFKVNNKSSLLRKVFTEEEIEDMIMHLGRLTITQTKARLVADIKNL
- a CDS encoding phage tail tape measure protein; the encoded protein is MAEREYIELVTKVQGKENLEQLGDIFEELIQEARKAGVNVDKFADKLKELANKTKNSLPVYDMFISKMKNIAGITAVGMGMKKSIDLFTSFDDVARRVQATTGATAETMELLRYQAKQLGDTTSWSASEAAEAQFEFAKAGFTSNEILAATSGILDIATASQLGLGEATSITAGALRMFKLDASKSSTVGDMLAKTASATTTDVRGLGESLKYAGVDSRNFGMNLQQTLGILGKLGNEMLADGRAGTNLQSVFSALQNQAKAKILVNAGVNISQDGKYRNFLDILKDIKKATSSMEEVQAGTLINNVFGEQGSQVIKRLLQVPEEELQSLIKDIENSQGFAKNMANLLNNGVGGAFRNMGSAAEGLGISLGEYLEPSVISLINGVTEIISVGTGFIDWLNSGSYMADTMSFAIIGLIAGYGTYKAYLIGATIWEKIHESTIYKKIAAFKFSSMITAIATGAHQLYSAVLGLLTGQITITTAVTWGLNTAMAVLSGPIGLIIAGIVGAGAGFAFLYQKSDRFRKSIEPLIKWLKELWGWVKKFTFVGDAVNIVKAGFGKVKEFFKAGTQGKTDEDYEKEIEKHKKEVQAGIGTSQETAVGAGVNTDYLFTGGASGSGGIKHNGYYLKGSKVINTSQGNIYTGNSEVSETSTPQETSEQLIINTLQLISTKLETLKEIYAEMKTKKNGNTYIVNDKETIASDIVEDLVVMLGNM
- a CDS encoding XkdQ/YqbQ family protein gives rise to the protein MKRVYCIKNTASQTVDITNIVKDGMKLKKSINEFAWILDLQITRNNIFNDIEIGDIIVIKLDNKEIFSGIIISGDITNFTFKAVDYAWYFNKNEEIYQFEDVESSIVVRKLIETFGGKTGNIETTNTMIDKIYFGKTLGAIIKEIIKNIKDLENQDFRFFYRDTKFHFERSKKNKFLRNQYIPLESLRAVLNDYSFNALNYIKEPKRTHSIEEMHNSIKVYKTSGKEYIQMSGAKDKGNIDKYGLMQKLVSYKDNDLNGGNITADSILSQENKVKETISLEIPTLSEFIFDGELLKINYENYGINGVYEVVSITYTFSNHETMFNCTMQLEKVN
- a CDS encoding DUF2577 family protein, whose amino-acid sequence is MNKTEKYHKSIVKLAEIIKKRDNPLWLGAVTGEVVKAPPELEVKLENGIIIKNHKIMISIEKIVGYERTYSLKGNISQYDFENTTSSEPVSTHPAHPIKKLSGKGTYSAEGTIQWTDTLKVGDKVLMLPTNKEEYFYLIDRVVRL